In Aerococcaceae bacterium zg-252, the genomic window TGAACCTAAAGATTTCTTTTTATACATACCATTTAATTGGTCATTCTATGTATCGGAAAAAGAAAATTTAAAAGACTATTTTTTATTAGACGTTGAAGGAAGCAATTACCAGAAAACATTTTATTTTGAGCCATATTTACAATTTGGGAATGTATATGATTTCCCTATTGCTAATCGTGATTACAATTACTGGATAAAAATAGACTTAGTTCAAAGTGACGCATACGATGCAGATGAACTATACTCTATTTTTAAAAATTCACATATTACAATAAAAACAATTTTACAATCTGAAATAAAAAACTTTTTAATTAATCACATTCATTCCTTAGTTAATATTAAACAAAAAGTATATAACGATGAGAAAAGAAGCTATACCGAAATTCAGATGAAAAAAGGGGACAAAATATATATTGAGTTTGATTCATGGGGCGAAAAAGGTTTATATTTAAACTTTTCAATGATTATCAACTAACCCCCCACCATGCTACCAGCATGCACGTATAACTACGTATCTGACTATAAATGTCCGAGGGGCACAACTCAATCGCATCATAATTTGTTTATTTTTTATATACAATTAGTACACACCCTATCATTCTGCAAGAGGTCGAGAAACACGACCCCTGTAGTGCAGACGTAATCCTAATTTAGGACTACATCAAAATATACTTAATCATTAATTTATTATATTAACCTGCGCTACGTGGTAGCCAATCCACAACAGCGCACCTTTTGAAAATCCCTAGCACGGTTGACGAAAGGAAGAACACACAATGATTAAAGAATATTATTTACAAGACGGGTCGAAGCGCTATATGTTTCAACTCTATATAGGAGTTGACCCACTTACTGGGAAGAAAAGACGCACAACAAGACGGAATTTTAAGACAAAAAAAGAAGCTAGCATTGAACTAGCTCGATTAAAAGTGCAAGTTGAAGAGCAAGGACTCCCAACGAAAAAACAGCGAATGAAGTTTCAAGAAGTATTTGACTTGTGGAAAGTAGACTATGAACAGACGGTAAAAGAAAGTACATATTTTTATCAAACAACGTCATTTAAATTACACATATTACCCAAAATAGGTAACATCTATATAGACGCTCTCACACCTCAAAGATGTCAAAAGCTCATTAACGAATGGTGTAGCTATTACAAACAATACAGCAACCTCATCGGACTAACAAAGAGGGTATTTAATTACGCCATTGTCCTCGGTTTGATAGATGAAAACCCAATGTTGAGAACAATCAGACCCACTAGACGCAAGAAGATAGATGAACAGCCCTATCAGTCGCCTTTTTATGACTTAGAGCAATTAAAGACGTTTCTTGATTGCGTTAAATCTAACTACGACAATCAGACCTATTTGATGTTTCACCTGTTAGCCTATACTGGAATGCGTAAAGGGGAGCTATTAGCATTGCGGTGGTACGACTTTGATGAGTTACATAGCAACATCACCATTAATCAAACACTAACAGTAGGCAAAGACGGCAAAGAGATTTTTCAAACTCCTAAAACGAATGCAAGCAATCGAACAATAGCATTAGATAGCATTACAGCCAAATTATTAACAGCATGGCGGAACGAACAAAGAGAAATGCTATTTAAATACGGCTACAATACCATGCAAGAAAAACAATTAATATTTACCAATTTACAAAATCAATGCTTTTATTCGGGATACGTCAACTGTATACTATCTAAAATTTTAAAAGCTCATGAGCTACCCTACATAACAGTGCATGGGTTTAGGCACACGCATTGTAGTTTGTTATTCGAAAGTGGTGCAACCTTGAAACAAGTACAAGACCGATTAGGGCATACGGATATAAATACGACAATGAACATCTATAACCACGTTACCAAAAAACAACAAGATGAAACGGCTGAACTATTTGCCAAATTCGTAAAAGGGTAGTCAAAGGGAAGTCAACGCAAAAAAAGCCCTATCTTCCAACCAAGATAAGGGCTTAAAACGTTGATATAATCACGATACCAACACTTTAGGGTATATATACTTATTTAATCCTACAATCTATTAATAGCTGCCTCTACCTCATCTTTTTCGGCATTAATAATTACTGTCGCAGTGGCATATTCTTTGCAATGGCTAATCGAAACCAATACATTTTCAACAATCGGCCCTTCATGCAAAATCGGTTTGCCAAAATAATCCGGCAAGATAGTTAAATCTGTAAATTTTAACCGACCTATTCCAGTTCCTAACGCTTTCGCATAGGCTTCTTTCGCACTAAATCGTCCCGCTAAAAATTCAAACCGCCGTGTTTGAGGCATAGATTCATATAAATCAAGTTCTGATTGCGAAAGTATTTTACTAGGAAATAAAGCATTTCGCTCGCATGCCAATGCAATTCGCTGAATCTCAATAATATCCGTTCCTAAACGCATTTTTGCACCTTAGTAACTAATCATTGTATTTCACTTTAAATTTTTTATTAATTACTGCCTTTTTAGAATGTTTTACACCTTTTGATTTACTACGTTCTTTCTTATTAAAACGCTCTCTCTTATTATGACTATCTTGCTCACGACCGTTTTCACGTTTGCCGTCACGTCTTGAATTACGATTAAATTTCGTTCCACCATTATTGCGTGCTCTGCTTTTCTTATTAGCATTAGGCAATGGTTTCTGTGGTGAAATAGAAACTTCAACTGTTGTATTATCGTTAATTACCGAACCAAGTAAAGCAGTAACTAAATCATTTGCTTCATAATGCTGCAACAATAATTTAGCCGTATTACGATGATGTTCAACCGAACCTGCTTTAAGACGTTCATTCATTTGGTCAATTAATTGTTGTACTTGACCTTGCTGTGCCTCTTTCAATGTTGGTGGCTTCATCGGCATCATTTGCTTACGTGTCAACGTTTCAATGGTTCTCAAGTAAGGCATCTCATTATTCGTCACAAAAGTCATCGAAGAGCCTTCATTTCCTGCACGACCAGTACGTCCAATACGATGAACATAACTTTCTGGATCTTGAGAAATATCATAGTTATACACATGTGTCACACCCGAAATATCCAATCCACGAGCTGCCACATCTGTCGCTACTAATAATTCAATCTCACCATTTCTAAATTGATTAATAACACTCGTACGTTTTTGCTGTGTAATATCTCCATGAATTAATTCAGCATTAAATCCCCTTAAAGATAAACCACGTCCTACTTCATCAACACGCTTTTTGGTACGACAAAAAACAA contains:
- a CDS encoding site-specific integrase, producing the protein MIKEYYLQDGSKRYMFQLYIGVDPLTGKKRRTTRRNFKTKKEASIELARLKVQVEEQGLPTKKQRMKFQEVFDLWKVDYEQTVKESTYFYQTTSFKLHILPKIGNIYIDALTPQRCQKLINEWCSYYKQYSNLIGLTKRVFNYAIVLGLIDENPMLRTIRPTRRKKIDEQPYQSPFYDLEQLKTFLDCVKSNYDNQTYLMFHLLAYTGMRKGELLALRWYDFDELHSNITINQTLTVGKDGKEIFQTPKTNASNRTIALDSITAKLLTAWRNEQREMLFKYGYNTMQEKQLIFTNLQNQCFYSGYVNCILSKILKAHELPYITVHGFRHTHCSLLFESGATLKQVQDRLGHTDINTTMNIYNHVTKKQQDETAELFAKFVKG
- the acpS gene encoding holo-ACP synthase yields the protein MRLGTDIIEIQRIALACERNALFPSKILSQSELDLYESMPQTRRFEFLAGRFSAKEAYAKALGTGIGRLKFTDLTILPDYFGKPILHEGPIVENVLVSISHCKEYATATVIINAEKDEVEAAINRL
- a CDS encoding DEAD/DEAH box helicase, which codes for MKFTDLNLRKELLLSLDELGFEEPTPIQQKSVPVTLEGNDLIGQAQTGTGKTAAFGLPMLNKLDNKIKGVQGLVIAPTRELAIQVQEELFRLGKGLRARVYVVYGGSPIGKQIDRLKNNAPQIIVGTPGRILDLIRRRALDLTYLQTLVLDEADEMLNMGFIDDIRSIIEVTPPSRQTLLFSATMPNEIRQLAEQFLHNPTHVKIEAKQMTADLIEQYFIKCRDDEKFDILTRLLDVQMPKQAIVFCRTKKRVDEVGRGLSLRGFNAELIHGDITQQKRTSVINQFRNGEIELLVATDVAARGLDISGVTHVYNYDISQDPESYVHRIGRTGRAGNEGSSMTFVTNNEMPYLRTIETLTRKQMMPMKPPTLKEAQQGQVQQLIDQMNERLKAGSVEHHRNTAKLLLQHYEANDLVTALLGSVINDNTTVEVSISPQKPLPNANKKSRARNNGGTKFNRNSRRDGKRENGREQDSHNKRERFNKKERSKSKGVKHSKKAVINKKFKVKYND